A section of the Citrus sinensis cultivar Valencia sweet orange chromosome 8, DVS_A1.0, whole genome shotgun sequence genome encodes:
- the LOC102628279 gene encoding uncharacterized protein LOC102628279, whose protein sequence is MISVLAQERLLGFALGSAITGFVVFEQRKCIYGSISDHQSHDEIKSQTREPIFARKTRSEFAHLWNKAVDQTFGPVIESFSSRGW, encoded by the exons aTGATTAGCGTTCTTGCTCAG GAGCGTTTGCTTGGCTTTGCATTGGGAAGTGCGATTACAGGATTCGTTGTTTTTGAGCAACGCAAATGCATCTACGGCTCCATTTCAGATCATCAATCTCACGATGAGATCAAGTcccag ACAAGAGAACCCATATTTGCAAGGAAGACTCGATCAGAGTTTGCACATTTATGGAACAAGGCTGTGGACCAGACATTCGGACCTGTGATTGAATCTTTTAGTTCTCGTGGATGGTAG